From Scomber scombrus chromosome 13, fScoSco1.1, whole genome shotgun sequence, a single genomic window includes:
- the fzd5 gene encoding frizzled-5, whose protein sequence is MASTVRHAGPLVLLLLLCAPGFTSGASKELVCEPITVPMCRGIGYNLTYMPNQFNHDTQEEVGLEVHQFWPLVRIRCSPDLLFFLCSMYTPICLPDYRKPLPPCRSVCERAKRGCSPLMSQYGFEWPERMSCEQLPQLGDETLCMDQNNSEATTLAPPFPKPTPKGRTRPPSPPQCDRECRCRDPLVPIKRESHVLYGRVHTGPLPNCAQPCHQPYFSADERAFTSSWVGLWSVLCFISTLTTVATFLIDMERFKYPERPIIFLAACYLFVSLGYIIRLVAGHERVACGASSSSVGNDHLHILYDTTGPALCTLVFLLVYFFGMASSIWWVVLSFTWFLAAGMKWGSEAIAGYSQYFHLAAWLIPSVKSIVVLALSAVDGDPVAGICYVGNQNLENLRGFVLAPLVVYLFTGTLFLLAGFVSLFRIRSIIKQGGTKTDKLERLMIRIGLFTVLYTVPATIVVACLVYEQHYRPGWERALACSCPSERQRSGLGPDYAVFMLKYFMYLVVGITSGVWIWSGKTLESWRRFVARCCPCWSQKATAPPSMYSEASTALTGHTGSGLTPGIYHKAAPSHI, encoded by the coding sequence atGGCATCTACGGTGAGGCACGCGGGGCCCCTCgtgctgctcctgctcctctgcGCTCCTGGTTTTACATCAGGAGCCTCCAAGGAACTAGTCTGCGAGCCCATCACTGTACCCATGTGTAGAGGCATCGGCTACAACCTGACCTACATGCCCAACCAGTTCAACCACGACACCCAGGAGGAGGTGGGGTTGGAGGTGCATCAGTTTTGGCCCCTGGTCCGAATCCGCTGCTCTCCCgatctcctcttcttcctgtgCAGCATGTACACCCCAATCTGTCTGCCGGACTACCGCAAACCGCTGCCCCCCTGCCGATCCGTGTGCGAACGGGCCAAACGAGGCTGCTCCCCTCTCATGAGCCAGTACGGGTTCGAGTGGCCCGAGAGGATGAGCTGCGAGCAGCTGCCCCAGCTGGGTGACGAGACCCTGTGCATGGACCAGAACAACAGCGAGGCCACCACCCTGGCTCCACCGTTCCCCAAGCCCACCCCAAAAGGCCGGACCAGACCCCCCAGCCCCCCTCAGTGTGACAGGGAGTGTCGATGTCGAGACCCTCTTGTCCCCATCAAGAGGGAGTCCCACGTTCTGTACGGCCGGGTCCACACTGGCCCTCTACCCAACTGCGCCCAGCCCTGCCACCAGCCCTACTTCTCAGCTGATGAGCGGGCCTTCACCAGCTCCTGGGTGGGACTTTGGTCGGTGTTGTGCTTCATCTCCACCCTGACCACCGTCGCCACTTTCCTCATTGACATGGAGCGCTTCAAGTATCCAGAGAGACCCATCATCTTCCTGGCTGCCTGCTACCTCTTCGTGTCTCTGGGGTACATCATCCGGCTGGTGGCGGGTCATGAGCGGGTGGCTTGTggtgccagcagcagcagtgttggtAACGATCATCTCCACATCCTTTACGACACCACCGGCCCCGCTCTCTGCACCCTGGTCTTCTTGTTGGTCTACTTCTTCGGCATGGCCAGCTCCATCTGGTGGGTGGTGCTGTCCTTCACCTGGTTCCTGGCTGCGGGGATGAAGTGGGGCAGCGAAGCCATCGCAGGGTACTCCCAATATTTCCACCTGGCCGCCTGGCTCATCCCAAGCGTCAAGTCCATCGTGGTCCTGGCTCTCAGCGCTGTGGACGGGGATCCTGTGGCTGGCATCTGCTACGTTGGGAACCAGAACTTGGAGAACCTGAGAGGGTTCGTCCTGGCTCCTCTTGTGGTGTACCTCTTCACCGGTACGCTCTTCTTACTCGCCGGCTTCGTCTCTCTCTTCCGCATCAGAAGCATCATCAAGCAAGGTGGAACCAAGACGGACAAACTGGAGCGTCTGATGATCCGGATCGGACTCTTCACGGTGCTCTACACGGTTCCCGCCACCATCGTAGTGGCCTGCCTGGTGTACGAGCAGCACTACCGGCCCGGGTGGGAGCGCGCCTTGGCCTGCTCCTGCCCGTCTGAGCGCCAGCGTTCAGGCCTGGGTCCAGATTACGCCGTGTTCATGCTCAAGTACTTCATGTACCTGGTGGTGGGCATCACCTCAGGAGTTTGGATCTGGTCTGGAAAAACCCTGGAGTCCTGGAGGAGGTTTGTGGCTCGCTGCTGCCCCTGTTGGTCGCAGAAAGCCACTGCGCCACCCTCCATGTACAGCGAGGCCAGTACTGCTTTAACTGGGCATACTGGGAGCGGGCTGACACCAGGGATCTACCACAAAGCTGCTCCGTCACATATATGA